From the Hymenobacter yonginensis genome, one window contains:
- a CDS encoding MerR family transcriptional regulator encodes MPYKDREIEKQYFTIGEVAAQFNVAPSLIRFWETEFEELRPRKSKKGNRLYTPQDVDVFRTIYHLVKERGYTIPGARDMLKQKGPQLKEKIDVIQSLEKIRKFMVTMKKELDAIGKAQQG; translated from the coding sequence ATGCCCTACAAAGACCGCGAAATCGAGAAGCAGTACTTCACCATCGGCGAGGTGGCGGCCCAGTTCAATGTGGCCCCGTCGCTGATTCGGTTCTGGGAGACGGAGTTTGAGGAGCTGCGGCCGCGCAAAAGCAAGAAGGGCAACCGCCTCTACACGCCCCAGGACGTGGACGTTTTCCGCACGATTTACCACCTGGTGAAGGAGCGTGGCTACACCATCCCCGGCGCCCGCGACATGCTCAAGCAGAAAGGCCCCCAGCTCAAGGAAAAAATCGACGTCATCCAGAGCCTGGAGAAAATCCGCAAGTTCATGGTGACCATGAAGAAGGAACTGGATGCTATTGGGAAGGCGCAGCAGGGGTAG
- the dprA gene encoding DNA-processing protein DprA, whose translation MLIPTDDTLLHEVALTLFPNIGPQLTRQLMSYGGSARNVLHLPPGKLLKIPGVGPATAAILTGAERGNALRQAEASLRRAEKDGVQLLFYTSKQFPARLKQIPDVPALLYYQGTADLNQPKTLALVGTRQATDYGREQTERLIKGITPHKPLIVSGLAYGIDIAAHRAALQEGLETVGVMATGLDVLYPAVHRKTAEKMLTQGGLLTEFPFGTQPDKYNFPSRNRIIAGLSDGTVVVEAARKGGALITADLALGYDRDVLAVPGSLGSPASEGCHDLIKTNRAALYTEPADIEQLLNWDLALHFTGKPKSPTTYDPIDFTAEEFQLLLVLQAAPGREEHLDTLAWKAQQPVHQVASLLLGLEFRSVLKALPGKRFGLL comes from the coding sequence ATGCTTATTCCTACCGACGATACCCTCCTCCACGAAGTCGCCTTAACGCTTTTCCCCAACATCGGGCCGCAGCTGACGCGGCAGCTGATGAGCTACGGGGGCTCGGCCCGGAACGTGCTGCACCTGCCGCCGGGCAAGCTGCTGAAGATTCCGGGCGTGGGGCCGGCTACGGCGGCTATTCTGACCGGGGCGGAGCGCGGCAACGCGTTGCGGCAGGCCGAAGCCAGTCTGCGCCGGGCGGAGAAGGACGGCGTGCAGCTGCTGTTCTACACCAGCAAGCAGTTTCCGGCCCGCCTCAAGCAGATTCCCGACGTCCCCGCCCTACTCTACTACCAGGGCACCGCCGACCTCAACCAGCCCAAAACCCTAGCCCTGGTAGGCACCCGCCAGGCCACCGACTACGGCCGCGAGCAAACCGAGCGGCTCATCAAAGGCATAACCCCGCACAAACCGCTCATCGTCAGCGGACTGGCATACGGCATCGACATTGCCGCCCACCGGGCTGCCCTGCAGGAAGGGCTGGAAACGGTGGGCGTGATGGCCACCGGTCTGGACGTGCTCTACCCGGCCGTGCACCGCAAAACCGCCGAAAAGATGCTCACCCAGGGCGGCCTGCTCACCGAATTTCCCTTCGGCACCCAGCCCGACAAGTACAACTTCCCGTCGAGGAATAGAATTATTGCCGGCCTCTCCGACGGCACCGTAGTAGTGGAAGCCGCCAGAAAAGGCGGCGCCCTCATCACCGCCGACTTGGCCCTGGGCTACGACCGGGACGTGCTAGCCGTGCCGGGCTCGCTGGGCTCCCCCGCTTCCGAAGGCTGCCACGACCTGATCAAAACCAACCGCGCCGCCCTCTACACCGAGCCCGCCGACATCGAGCAGCTGCTTAACTGGGACCTGGCCCTGCACTTCACCGGCAAGCCCAAAAGCCCCACCACCTACGACCCAATCGATTTCACGGCAGAGGAGTTTCAACTTCTACTGGTGCTACAAGCCGCTCCAGGCCGCGAGGAACATCTCGATACGCTGGCCTGGAAGGCCCAGCAGCCGGTGCACCAGGTGGCGTCGTTGCTACTGGGGCTGGAATTCCGGAGCGTGCTGAAGGCCCTGCCGGGCAAACGGTTTGGGCTGTTGTAG
- a CDS encoding aminotransferase class IV — protein MMVLYNGELLPADVVRLPLPNRGLYFNDGFFETLVWEPAGLRYLPHHLARMQRAAAALGLQLPATLATGATLTATVRQLAATAPELQRIRLQLWRSGGGLYAPTTPQTDWLLTTQPFTALETPIQQCNFAETVRTHASPVSFCKGPNALTYILAAQERERRGLDEVILLSHEGYVAETVAACIGWIRAGSLYVPAEAAGGVAGTRLAHLRGAAASLGVSWQEGIYQPEELLRAEAVFTANIAGIRPVQAIHGHLFDSTAHPLLRRLQEAERL, from the coding sequence ATGATGGTGCTTTATAACGGCGAGTTACTGCCGGCCGACGTGGTGCGCTTGCCGCTGCCCAACCGGGGCCTGTACTTCAACGACGGATTCTTCGAAACGCTGGTATGGGAACCAGCGGGCCTGCGCTACCTCCCCCACCACCTGGCGCGCATGCAGCGGGCAGCCGCCGCCCTGGGCCTGCAGTTGCCCGCCACCCTGGCCACCGGCGCTACCCTTACCGCCACCGTGCGGCAGCTGGCCGCTACTGCGCCAGAGCTGCAGCGCATCCGGCTGCAGCTCTGGCGCAGCGGCGGCGGCCTCTACGCCCCCACTACCCCGCAAACCGACTGGCTGTTGACTACCCAGCCCTTCACGGCCCTGGAAACACCCATTCAGCAGTGCAACTTCGCGGAAACCGTGCGCACGCACGCCTCGCCGGTGTCGTTCTGCAAGGGCCCCAATGCCCTCACGTACATATTAGCGGCGCAGGAGCGGGAGCGGCGCGGACTGGATGAGGTGATTCTGCTCTCACATGAGGGCTACGTGGCCGAAACGGTGGCGGCTTGCATTGGCTGGATCCGGGCCGGCAGCCTCTACGTGCCGGCCGAAGCCGCCGGGGGCGTAGCCGGGACCCGGTTGGCCCACTTGCGGGGGGCAGCCGCTTCGTTGGGGGTTTCCTGGCAGGAAGGAATATATCAGCCTGAGGAGCTATTGCGGGCGGAAGCGGTATTTACGGCCAACATAGCTGGCATCCGGCCCGTGCAGGCAATTCATGGCCACTTATTCGACTCGACGGCACACCCGCTGCTGCGGCGGCTACAGGAGGCGGAGCGTTTGTAG
- a CDS encoding efflux RND transporter permease subunit has product MPLRKLAHLTLLALGLLTALAVFFVAQLRFNYNFNDFYPAGDPDLDYYEQYAGRFGNDNDYVLLGLEAPAGQTVFESRFLTKVDSLTRFIRARRHVTQVSSPTTASNPVVEGLGVFNVPYLHPQEPERRAQDSALVYRTPGLVGNLISRDARAVTILFQTSPNLSKPPGDSLLAAVRTELQRQGIPENEYHLAGKMVAQSVFVDRLQMELLVFMSLSVLLVTGLLWLTFRTWWGVVLPLVVVLGAILWGLGVMSAFGVSIDLMTALLPVMLFVVGMSDTIHIITRYVTELGYGASKRDSLLIALKESGFGSGLSALTTSIGFFTLMTSTIRPIYNFGLFTGIAVLLTFALSFTLLPAMLVLLRKPQLRIPRQEGHSWDGVLGRMFRTVLARRHWVVAISAVVLGLSVASASRIRINSALLDDLSKNDPVKLDFRFFERQFAGVRPFELDLKPGPGRTIYDLQVLRQTEQIENYLQRDYGLNFVASPVTLIKSVRKALNGGLLDEYRLPDSEAELQRLLRKVKLFRKKPEFRALALPDGSEGRLTGRMPDVGSIRADQLNAGLRRFLRTSVDSTVLQTRLTGSANLIDKNNENLTLNMITGMSIDIVMVTLIVLLLFRSVRMTVVVLIPNLVPILIVAGVMGAAGVSMKVSTSIIFTIAFGIAVDDTIHFISKLKLVLLQEPSLFKAVRKTYLMAGKAVIVTSLILVGGFSTLIFSSFDGTFYVGLLIGLTLLFGVVAELTLLPILILWFYRHKPKEIRQPVPALGG; this is encoded by the coding sequence ATGCCCCTTCGCAAACTTGCGCACCTCACGCTGCTGGCCCTCGGGCTCCTCACGGCCCTGGCCGTGTTCTTCGTGGCCCAGCTGCGCTTCAACTACAATTTCAACGACTTCTACCCCGCCGGCGACCCGGACCTGGACTACTACGAGCAGTACGCCGGCCGCTTCGGCAACGACAACGACTATGTGCTACTGGGCCTGGAAGCCCCGGCCGGCCAGACGGTGTTCGAGTCCCGGTTCCTGACCAAGGTCGATTCGCTCACGCGCTTTATCCGGGCGCGGCGGCACGTCACGCAGGTCTCGTCGCCGACCACGGCCAGCAACCCGGTGGTGGAAGGGCTGGGCGTGTTCAACGTGCCCTACCTGCACCCCCAGGAGCCCGAACGGCGCGCCCAGGACTCGGCGCTGGTGTACCGCACGCCGGGGCTGGTGGGCAACCTGATTTCGCGGGATGCGCGGGCCGTGACCATCCTGTTCCAGACCTCGCCCAACCTCAGCAAGCCGCCCGGCGACTCGCTGCTGGCGGCCGTGCGCACGGAGCTGCAGCGCCAGGGCATCCCCGAAAACGAGTACCACCTAGCCGGCAAGATGGTGGCCCAGTCGGTGTTTGTGGACCGGCTGCAGATGGAGCTGCTGGTGTTCATGAGCCTCTCGGTGCTGCTGGTGACGGGGCTGCTGTGGCTCACGTTCCGGACGTGGTGGGGCGTGGTGCTGCCGCTGGTGGTGGTGCTGGGGGCCATTCTGTGGGGGCTGGGCGTGATGTCGGCCTTCGGGGTGAGCATTGACTTGATGACGGCGCTGCTGCCGGTGATGCTGTTCGTGGTGGGCATGTCCGATACCATCCACATCATCACGCGCTACGTCACGGAGCTGGGCTACGGGGCCAGCAAGCGGGATTCGCTGCTGATTGCCCTCAAGGAATCGGGCTTCGGCTCGGGACTGTCGGCCCTGACCACCAGCATCGGGTTTTTCACCTTGATGACCAGCACCATCCGGCCCATCTACAACTTCGGGCTGTTTACGGGCATTGCCGTGCTGCTCACGTTTGCCCTCAGCTTCACGCTGCTGCCGGCCATGCTGGTACTGCTGCGCAAGCCCCAGCTGCGCATTCCGCGCCAGGAAGGCCACAGCTGGGACGGCGTGCTGGGCCGGATGTTCCGCACGGTGCTGGCCCGCCGGCACTGGGTGGTGGCCATCAGCGCCGTGGTGCTGGGGCTGTCGGTGGCCTCGGCCTCGCGCATCCGCATCAACTCGGCGTTGCTCGATGATTTGTCGAAAAACGACCCGGTGAAGCTGGATTTCCGGTTTTTCGAGCGGCAGTTTGCCGGCGTGCGGCCCTTCGAGCTGGACCTCAAGCCCGGCCCCGGCCGCACGATTTACGACCTGCAGGTGCTGCGCCAGACCGAGCAGATTGAAAACTACCTGCAGCGGGACTACGGCCTGAACTTCGTGGCCTCGCCCGTCACGCTCATCAAATCGGTGCGCAAAGCCCTGAACGGCGGCCTGCTGGACGAATACCGCCTGCCCGACTCGGAGGCCGAGCTGCAGCGGCTGCTGCGCAAGGTAAAGCTGTTTCGCAAGAAGCCCGAGTTTCGGGCCCTGGCCCTGCCCGACGGCTCCGAGGGCCGCCTCACCGGCCGCATGCCCGACGTGGGCAGCATCCGGGCCGACCAGCTGAACGCCGGCCTGCGCCGCTTCCTGCGCACGTCCGTGGACAGCACCGTGCTGCAAACCCGCCTCACCGGCTCGGCCAATCTCATCGACAAAAACAACGAAAACCTCACGCTCAACATGATTACGGGCATGAGCATCGACATTGTGATGGTGACGCTGATTGTGCTGCTGCTGTTCCGCTCGGTACGCATGACGGTGGTGGTGCTCATCCCCAACCTAGTGCCCATCCTGATTGTGGCCGGCGTGATGGGCGCGGCCGGCGTGAGCATGAAGGTCAGCACCAGCATCATCTTCACCATTGCCTTCGGTATTGCCGTGGATGATACCATCCACTTCATCTCGAAGCTGAAACTGGTGCTGCTGCAGGAGCCCAGCCTGTTCAAAGCCGTGCGCAAAACCTACCTGATGGCCGGCAAAGCCGTCATCGTCACCTCTCTTATTTTGGTGGGCGGCTTCTCCACGCTGATCTTTTCGTCGTTTGACGGCACGTTCTACGTGGGGCTTTTGATTGGGCTGACGCTGCTGTTCGGCGTGGTGGCCGAGCTGACGTTGCTGCCAATTCTGATTCTGTGGTTCTACCGGCACAAGCCGAAGGAAATACGGCAGCCGGTGCCGGCGTTAGGGGGTTGA
- the alaS gene encoding alanine--tRNA ligase: MSLPTASHVRQQFLDFFASKGHHIVPSAPIVVKDDPTLLFINSGMAPFKDYFLGNKPAPFKRIADTQKCLRVSGKHNDLEEVGYDTYHHTMFEMLGNWSFGDYFKKDAIAWAWELLTDVYKLEKDRLYVTYFEGDKADGTAADTETQDLWRQYTTDDRILPGNKKDNFWEMGDTGPCGPCTEIHIDLRSEEERAQKPGRELVNADHPQVVEIWNNVFMEFQRLADKSLIKLPEQSVDTGMGFERLMMAVSGVKSNYDTDVFQPLIKFIAGEVGLEYHGTAPATVNDQPATENEKTDIAIRVIADHIRTISFAIADGQLPSNVKAGYVIRRILRRAVRYAFSSLGQKQPFLYKIVPVLADQMAGIFPELKQQQQFVQRVVEEEEIAFLKTLENGLRRLETLEEGFRQNGSRIDGKTAFELSDTFGFPLDLTALIAREKGLSVDEEGFKKELEQQKSRSRNAQETEQSDWTVVRESEEQPAFVGYDQEQAPARILRYRRTDRKGKTEYQVVLDQTPFYAESGGQIGDTGYLESPLSKVRVLDTKKENDLIVHTVLELPQDLDAEFTARYDHARRAQIQRNHTATHLLQAALREVVGSHVAQKGSLVNEKLLRFDFSHFTKVTDDQLRQVETLVNARIRQQIPLDERRNVPINDAKALGATALFGEKYGEFVRVITFDREFSVELCGGTHVRTTGDIGFFKITSESAVGAGVRRIEAVTAEAAEAFVNQQLDLLAQVREALGNPQHLIPGIEKQTEEIATLRKQIENFAQQSINQQKDQLVGQVKALHGVNFLAAQVQATSADGLKTLAFNLRQAVPNLVAVLGAEIDGKPQLAVMLDDELAKGGKLNASTLVRELAKEIQGGGGGQPFFATAGGKNAAGLPAAIGKAEGLIGGLLA; this comes from the coding sequence ATGTCACTCCCTACCGCCTCCCACGTCCGCCAGCAGTTCCTGGACTTCTTCGCCTCCAAAGGCCACCACATCGTGCCCTCGGCCCCCATTGTGGTGAAGGACGACCCCACGCTGCTGTTCATCAACTCGGGCATGGCCCCGTTCAAGGATTACTTCCTGGGCAATAAGCCCGCGCCCTTCAAGCGCATTGCCGACACCCAGAAGTGCCTGCGCGTGAGCGGCAAGCACAACGACCTGGAAGAGGTAGGCTACGACACCTACCACCACACCATGTTCGAGATGCTCGGCAACTGGTCGTTTGGGGATTATTTCAAGAAAGACGCCATTGCCTGGGCCTGGGAGCTGCTCACCGACGTGTACAAGCTGGAAAAGGACCGTCTCTACGTGACCTACTTCGAGGGCGACAAGGCCGATGGCACCGCCGCCGACACCGAAACCCAGGACCTCTGGCGCCAGTACACCACCGACGACCGGATTCTGCCCGGCAACAAGAAGGACAACTTCTGGGAGATGGGCGACACCGGCCCCTGCGGCCCCTGCACCGAAATCCACATCGACCTGCGCTCCGAGGAGGAGCGGGCCCAGAAGCCCGGCCGCGAGCTGGTAAACGCCGACCACCCGCAGGTGGTGGAAATCTGGAACAACGTGTTCATGGAGTTCCAGCGCCTGGCCGATAAGAGCCTCATCAAGCTGCCCGAGCAGAGCGTGGACACCGGCATGGGCTTCGAGCGCCTGATGATGGCCGTGTCGGGCGTGAAGTCCAACTACGACACCGACGTATTCCAGCCGCTGATCAAGTTCATTGCCGGCGAGGTAGGCCTTGAGTACCACGGCACCGCCCCGGCCACCGTGAACGACCAGCCGGCCACCGAGAACGAGAAAACGGACATTGCCATCCGCGTCATTGCCGACCACATCCGCACCATCAGCTTCGCCATTGCCGATGGGCAGCTGCCGAGCAACGTGAAGGCCGGCTACGTGATTCGGCGGATTCTGCGCCGGGCCGTGCGCTACGCGTTTTCGTCGCTGGGCCAGAAGCAGCCCTTCCTCTACAAGATTGTGCCCGTGCTGGCCGACCAGATGGCTGGCATCTTCCCCGAGCTCAAGCAGCAGCAGCAGTTTGTGCAGCGCGTGGTAGAGGAAGAGGAAATTGCCTTCCTCAAAACCCTCGAAAACGGTCTGCGCCGCCTGGAAACCCTGGAAGAAGGCTTCCGCCAGAACGGTAGCCGTATCGACGGTAAAACCGCCTTCGAGCTGTCCGATACCTTCGGCTTCCCGCTCGACCTCACCGCCCTCATTGCCCGCGAAAAGGGCTTGAGCGTGGACGAGGAAGGCTTCAAGAAAGAGCTGGAGCAGCAGAAAAGCCGCAGCCGCAACGCCCAGGAAACCGAGCAAAGCGACTGGACCGTGGTGCGCGAATCAGAAGAGCAGCCCGCCTTTGTGGGCTACGACCAGGAGCAGGCCCCGGCCCGCATCCTGCGCTACCGCCGCACCGACCGCAAAGGCAAAACCGAGTACCAGGTGGTGCTCGACCAGACGCCGTTCTACGCCGAGTCGGGCGGGCAGATTGGCGACACCGGCTACCTGGAGTCGCCGCTGAGCAAGGTGCGCGTGCTCGACACGAAGAAGGAAAACGACCTCATCGTGCACACCGTGCTCGAGCTGCCCCAGGACCTCGACGCCGAGTTCACGGCCCGCTACGACCACGCTCGCCGCGCCCAGATTCAGCGCAACCACACCGCCACCCACCTGCTGCAGGCCGCTTTGCGTGAGGTAGTGGGCAGCCACGTGGCGCAGAAAGGCTCCCTCGTGAACGAGAAGCTGCTGCGCTTCGACTTCTCGCACTTCACCAAAGTCACCGACGACCAGTTGCGCCAGGTGGAAACGCTGGTCAACGCCCGCATCCGCCAGCAGATTCCGCTGGATGAGCGCCGCAACGTGCCCATCAACGACGCCAAAGCCCTCGGGGCCACGGCTTTGTTTGGGGAGAAGTACGGCGAGTTCGTGCGCGTCATCACCTTCGACCGGGAGTTTTCGGTGGAACTGTGCGGCGGCACCCACGTGCGCACCACCGGCGATATTGGCTTCTTCAAAATCACGAGTGAAAGCGCCGTGGGCGCGGGCGTGCGCCGCATCGAGGCCGTGACGGCCGAGGCCGCCGAAGCTTTCGTGAACCAGCAGCTGGACTTGCTGGCCCAGGTTCGCGAGGCCCTCGGCAACCCCCAGCACCTGATTCCCGGCATCGAGAAGCAGACCGAGGAAATTGCCACCCTGCGCAAGCAGATCGAAAACTTCGCCCAGCAGAGCATCAACCAGCAGAAAGACCAGTTGGTGGGCCAGGTGAAGGCCCTGCACGGCGTAAACTTCCTCGCTGCCCAGGTGCAGGCTACCTCCGCCGACGGCCTCAAAACCCTGGCCTTCAACCTGCGCCAGGCCGTGCCTAACCTCGTAGCCGTCCTCGGCGCCGAAATCGACGGTAAGCCCCAGTTGGCGGTGATGCTCGACGACGAGCTGGCCAAAGGCGGCAAGCTCAACGCCAGCACCCTGGTGCGCGAGCTGGCCAAGGAAATCCAGGGCGGCGGCGGCGGCCAGCCGTTCTTCGCCACGGCCGGCGGCAAAAATGCCGCCGGGCTCCCGGCCGCCATCGGCAAAGCCGAAGGCCTGATTGGTGGCCTGCTGGCTTAG
- a CDS encoding SRPBCC family protein, translating into MATIILETFINAPAARCFQLALSMDLHTISARQTQEEIIDGVRRGVLQLGDSVTFRARHFGVWQTLTSKVTAFEAPRYFCDEMQRGAFKRMRHEHHFQVQDAGTLMRDVFEFASPLGWLGRAVDALVLKRYLRKFLVERARVVRHYAESGQWREVLPPQ; encoded by the coding sequence ATGGCCACAATCATACTGGAAACATTCATCAACGCCCCGGCGGCCCGCTGTTTTCAGTTGGCGCTAAGCATGGATTTGCACACAATTTCGGCCCGTCAAACCCAAGAGGAAATCATCGATGGCGTCCGTCGCGGCGTGCTGCAGCTCGGCGACTCCGTCACGTTCCGGGCGCGGCATTTTGGCGTGTGGCAGACGCTGACGAGCAAAGTCACAGCGTTTGAGGCTCCAAGGTATTTCTGCGACGAAATGCAGCGGGGCGCTTTTAAACGTATGCGCCATGAGCACCACTTTCAGGTGCAGGATGCCGGCACCCTGATGCGGGACGTGTTCGAATTTGCCTCCCCGCTGGGCTGGCTGGGCCGGGCGGTGGATGCGCTGGTGCTGAAACGCTACCTCCGGAAATTCCTGGTGGAGCGGGCGCGCGTGGTCAGGCATTACGCCGAAAGCGGTCAGTGGCGCGAAGTGCTGCCGCCGCAGTAA
- a CDS encoding DUF4241 domain-containing protein: MRAYYLLLAVGGLAANFCTSMPSGIIKPSKKAILLAPYQVTAEPAVFETSFFPGAKIQQDSISIAFTTDFLGNLPVPSGRIVATDPVAMRTTAFTTEFPHGRFPVELAIARFNGDRRVAFARILFSTQPVKKWELALIPGQKSLAIRDSSYYGFSVDAGTALFIDAEHIEPLGKQLTTEAAYEHLFVKSFELPPDNKAYRTGFLYAAQSDTLAAFETGWGDGSYATYVGFDSQNQPCRLLTDFQVITWQ; encoded by the coding sequence ATGCGTGCTTATTACTTATTGCTTGCAGTGGGTGGCTTGGCTGCAAACTTTTGTACTTCTATGCCAAGCGGCATAATCAAGCCCAGTAAAAAAGCTATCCTGCTTGCTCCCTATCAGGTTACGGCCGAACCCGCCGTATTTGAAACCAGCTTTTTTCCGGGGGCGAAGATTCAGCAAGACAGCATTAGCATTGCCTTCACAACTGATTTTTTAGGCAACCTACCCGTGCCTTCTGGTCGCATCGTTGCCACTGATCCGGTGGCAATGCGCACTACGGCTTTCACAACGGAGTTTCCGCATGGCCGCTTTCCGGTAGAACTGGCTATTGCTCGATTCAACGGGGATAGACGAGTAGCCTTTGCGCGCATCCTATTTTCAACCCAGCCTGTGAAAAAATGGGAACTGGCCCTTATTCCGGGGCAGAAGTCCCTTGCTATCCGCGACTCCTCTTATTACGGTTTCTCCGTAGACGCTGGCACCGCACTATTTATTGATGCTGAACACATTGAGCCACTTGGTAAACAACTGACAACTGAAGCAGCGTACGAGCATTTGTTTGTCAAAAGCTTTGAATTGCCCCCCGACAACAAAGCATACCGAACAGGCTTCCTGTACGCGGCGCAAAGTGACACGCTAGCGGCTTTCGAAACAGGCTGGGGTGACGGCAGTTACGCTACGTATGTAGGCTTTGACTCGCAAAACCAACCATGTCGTCTTCTCACTGACTTTCAGGTAATTACCTGGCAATAA
- a CDS encoding energy transducer TonB, with the protein MKLPTVFWVFVILLLTAAGQAHAQATYNRWEARPVAMPQTKFTKAQQDSIRRTGYWQKNPSLKRGIGPRIRNRQLLPEDQPYFDFVGRSVRYPAAALRAQTEGEVWMQLAVDATGRVVKVTLLTTTIAPGAGGEAEIVQQTREILQHLRFEPAAAAT; encoded by the coding sequence ATGAAATTGCCGACTGTATTTTGGGTGTTTGTAATTCTGCTGCTCACCGCCGCCGGGCAAGCTCATGCGCAGGCTACGTACAACCGCTGGGAGGCGCGCCCGGTAGCCATGCCCCAGACTAAGTTCACGAAAGCGCAGCAGGATTCTATCCGCCGGACCGGCTACTGGCAAAAGAATCCGTCGCTCAAACGCGGCATCGGTCCACGGATACGCAACCGACAGTTACTGCCCGAGGATCAGCCGTATTTCGATTTCGTGGGGCGCTCCGTCCGGTATCCCGCGGCGGCGCTGCGAGCTCAGACGGAAGGGGAAGTCTGGATGCAGTTGGCGGTTGACGCCACCGGCCGGGTAGTTAAGGTCACGTTGCTTACAACAACCATTGCACCAGGAGCCGGCGGAGAAGCTGAGATAGTACAGCAGACGCGTGAAATTCTGCAGCATCTGCGCTTTGAACCGGCCGCGGCGGCCACTTAG
- a CDS encoding thymidylate synthase has protein sequence MNQYHTLLQHILDHGTQKTDRTGTGTLSVFGYQMRFDLQQGFPLVTTKKVHLKSIIHELLWFLRGDTSNQSLEDVGVTIWREWADENGDLGPIYGKQWRSWAAPDGQSIDQISQMVHLLRTQPDSRRMVVSAWNVAELPLMRLTPCHALFQFYVANGRLSCQLYQRSADVFLGVPFNIASYALLTLMMAQVTGLEPGEFIWTGGDTHLYSNHLEQARLQLTREPRPLPTMRLNPAVQDIFAFQYDDFTLENYDPWPAIKAPVAV, from the coding sequence ATGAACCAGTACCACACCCTGCTCCAACACATCCTCGACCACGGCACCCAGAAAACCGACCGCACCGGCACCGGCACGCTCTCGGTGTTCGGCTACCAGATGCGGTTTGATTTGCAGCAGGGCTTTCCGCTGGTGACCACCAAGAAGGTGCACCTGAAAAGCATCATCCATGAGCTGCTGTGGTTTCTGCGCGGCGACACCAGCAACCAGTCGCTGGAAGACGTGGGCGTGACCATCTGGCGGGAGTGGGCCGATGAGAACGGCGACCTAGGCCCCATCTACGGCAAGCAGTGGCGCAGCTGGGCCGCGCCCGACGGCCAGAGCATCGACCAGATCAGCCAGATGGTGCACCTGCTCCGCACCCAGCCCGATTCGCGCCGCATGGTGGTATCGGCTTGGAACGTGGCCGAGCTGCCGCTGATGCGCCTGACGCCCTGCCACGCCCTGTTTCAGTTCTACGTGGCCAACGGCCGCCTCAGCTGCCAGCTTTACCAGCGCTCCGCCGACGTGTTCCTGGGCGTGCCCTTCAACATTGCCAGCTACGCCTTGCTCACGCTCATGATGGCTCAGGTAACCGGCCTGGAGCCCGGCGAGTTCATCTGGACCGGCGGCGATACCCACCTCTACAGCAACCACCTGGAGCAGGCCCGCCTGCAGCTCACCCGGGAGCCCCGCCCGCTGCCCACTATGCGCCTGAACCCGGCCGTGCAGGACATCTTCGCCTTCCAGTACGACGACTTCACTCTGGAAAACTACGACCCCTGGCCCGCCATCAAGGCCCCGGTGGCCGTCTAG
- a CDS encoding TIGR03643 family protein, with the protein MPENAPLSPADIDRIIEMGWEDRTPFEAIETQFGLAEKDVITLMRREMKASSFRMWRARMSGRATKHRALRSDDVDGFKSNQQRSITHNKISKR; encoded by the coding sequence ATGCCCGAAAACGCCCCTTTATCCCCCGCCGACATTGACCGCATCATCGAAATGGGATGGGAGGACCGCACGCCGTTCGAGGCCATTGAAACCCAATTTGGCCTGGCCGAAAAGGACGTCATTACCCTGATGCGCCGCGAAATGAAGGCGTCCTCGTTCCGGATGTGGCGGGCCCGCATGAGCGGCCGCGCCACCAAGCACCGCGCCCTCCGCTCCGACGACGTGGACGGCTTCAAAAGCAACCAGCAGCGCAGCATCACCCACAACAAAATCAGCAAGCGGTAG
- a CDS encoding GNAT family N-acetyltransferase, with protein sequence MLLQAFTAAHWPEARAIYEAGIATGQATFATEAPTWDDWDRGHLPHSRLVALSETGQVLGWAALSPVSGRCVYGGVGEVSVYVAAEARGQGVGRQLLAALVAESEAHNMWTLQAGIFPENEASVRLHEAAGFRVVGRRERIGQQHGHWRDTLLLERRSTAVGV encoded by the coding sequence ATGCTACTTCAAGCCTTCACCGCTGCTCACTGGCCCGAAGCCCGGGCCATCTACGAGGCCGGCATTGCCACCGGCCAGGCTACCTTCGCCACCGAAGCCCCCACCTGGGACGACTGGGACCGGGGCCACCTGCCCCACAGCCGCCTGGTGGCCCTGAGCGAAACCGGTCAGGTACTAGGCTGGGCGGCTTTGTCACCGGTATCGGGGCGGTGCGTGTACGGGGGCGTGGGCGAGGTGAGCGTGTACGTGGCCGCCGAGGCCCGCGGCCAGGGCGTGGGCCGGCAGTTGCTGGCGGCGCTGGTGGCCGAGTCAGAAGCCCACAACATGTGGACGCTGCAGGCCGGCATCTTCCCCGAAAACGAAGCCAGCGTCCGGCTGCACGAAGCCGCCGGCTTCCGGGTGGTAGGCCGGCGCGAGCGAATCGGGCAGCAGCACGGCCACTGGCGCGATACGCTGCTGCTGGAGCGCCGCAGCACTGCGGTAGGCGTGTAG